Proteins from one bacterium genomic window:
- a CDS encoding tetratricopeptide repeat protein: MHRLALFLGLFFSVAISFAAVETLPISLSSPQGWCTKAAAQALTEFRAHAPSDTNALLESLISTGQALELADETTEAARLYGQAIMLARSQIQNTGTNKEASLRSYIQSLIHLGGVAYDKTHYEEAEKLCHSAVEAARLTLPEKDLLVKIARNRYALALGQRYQPEQRRALYLSLEASCVKAFGKRHEETALVLDELAAIAMITSDYKQAASYAAEALKIRRRLLSTNHPRLADSINHLASVDFARNNRSDMVPLLKEALKIRTEAFGPDHPKTALSRKNLELFGSVK, translated from the coding sequence ATGCATAGGCTTGCACTTTTCCTAGGGCTTTTTTTTTCGGTCGCCATTTCATTTGCCGCAGTTGAAACGCTTCCCATTTCACTCTCCTCACCCCAGGGCTGGTGCACAAAGGCCGCCGCCCAGGCCTTGACCGAATTCCGCGCTCACGCCCCGTCCGACACCAACGCGCTTCTGGAATCCCTGATTTCAACTGGCCAAGCGCTTGAACTGGCCGACGAAACCACTGAAGCGGCGCGCCTGTATGGGCAGGCCATCATGCTCGCCCGAAGCCAAATTCAGAATACCGGGACCAACAAGGAAGCCAGCTTACGCTCCTATATCCAGTCGCTCATTCATCTTGGCGGGGTGGCTTATGACAAAACCCATTACGAGGAAGCCGAGAAACTCTGTCATAGCGCCGTTGAGGCGGCGCGACTCACTTTGCCAGAAAAGGACCTACTGGTTAAGATCGCCCGTAACCGCTATGCGCTCGCACTCGGCCAGCGGTATCAACCCGAACAACGCCGGGCACTCTATCTCTCTCTGGAAGCGTCCTGCGTCAAGGCCTTCGGGAAACGTCACGAAGAGACCGCGCTCGTCCTTGACGAACTCGCGGCGATAGCCATGATAACGTCCGACTATAAACAGGCAGCCAGCTACGCGGCGGAAGCCCTCAAAATCCGTCGCCGCCTCCTGAGCACCAACCACCCCCGTTTGGCGGATTCGATCAACCACCTGGCATCCGTAGATTTCGCCAGGAACAATCGCTCAGATATGGTGCCCCTGCTCAAGGAAGCCCTGAAGATACGAACCGAGGCCTTTGGCCCCGACCATCCCAAGACCGCGCTCTCCCGCAAAAACCTGGAATTGTTCGGGAGCGTCAAATAG